From one Caldithrix abyssi DSM 13497 genomic stretch:
- a CDS encoding cobalamin-dependent protein (Presence of a B(12) (cobalamin)-binding domain implies dependence on cobalamin itself, in one of its several forms, or in some unusual lineages, dependence on a cobalamin-like analog.) — protein MCNDLLKQLGVCIERGKADAQSPHPADLKGQPGAAELTAKLLSAGVAPGEILQKAMIPAMKRLGDRFSQGLVFIPDLIIAAKAMKAAMQHLKPYFEAGEVQKKGTFVLGTVKGDLHDIGKNLVGMVLEGNGYRVIDLGVNVSSDRFLQTVEEHPDCRVGLSALLTTTMLYMDEIVKTVKSHFPQVPIFIGGAPVTPEFNQQIGANGYFPDPQQLVNFLETK, from the coding sequence ATGTGCAATGACCTGTTAAAACAACTCGGCGTTTGTATTGAACGGGGAAAGGCGGACGCACAATCACCCCATCCGGCCGACCTTAAGGGCCAGCCCGGGGCCGCCGAACTGACCGCAAAATTATTATCCGCCGGCGTTGCGCCGGGCGAGATTTTGCAAAAGGCCATGATCCCGGCCATGAAACGGCTGGGCGATCGCTTCAGTCAGGGGCTGGTTTTCATTCCCGATTTGATTATTGCCGCCAAAGCCATGAAGGCCGCCATGCAACATTTAAAGCCCTATTTTGAAGCGGGAGAGGTGCAAAAAAAAGGCACGTTTGTTCTGGGAACGGTTAAGGGCGATTTACACGACATCGGTAAAAATCTGGTGGGTATGGTGCTGGAAGGAAACGGTTACAGGGTGATCGATCTGGGGGTTAATGTTTCCAGCGACCGTTTTTTACAGACGGTGGAGGAACATCCCGACTGTCGTGTGGGGCTGAGCGCCCTATTAACGACCACCATGCTGTACATGGATGAAATTGTTAAAACCGTGAAGAGCCATTTTCCGCAGGTGCCCATTTTTATCGGCGGCGCGCCCGTAACGCCCGAGTTCAATCAGCAGATTGGCGCCAACGGTTACTTTCCCGATCCACAACAACTGGTAAATTTCCTGGAAACAAAATAA
- a CDS encoding phytanoyl-CoA dioxygenase family protein, translating to MIQFTALDIDRALKILYFPTPEPVLKHYNAPYLLTEEQVRFFQEEGYVYLPEVVNRESLAYLQRVIQAAVLLRKKDDDRALHEKSAYEQSFLQCGFLCWDFKPIKDFVFGKRFAGLARDLLQAEHVRLWHDQALFKEPGGRATDVHIDSSYWPIDRPQLSVTLWLALNPVPPEKGCLYFYPKSHLLEKHEYVDIFNKPHFPQALSREKQVYVPLNPGDATFHSGLLYHGAGENKTDRMREGMTVIYIADGLRFDASDARNRTHTSCQGLEDGDIIDTRYTPILI from the coding sequence ATGATTCAATTTACCGCATTAGATATAGACCGCGCTCTTAAAATTCTGTACTTTCCTACGCCCGAGCCTGTTCTTAAGCATTACAATGCGCCTTACCTTTTAACAGAAGAGCAGGTTCGTTTTTTTCAGGAAGAAGGCTATGTTTACCTGCCCGAAGTAGTCAATAGGGAATCGCTGGCTTACCTGCAACGCGTCATTCAGGCGGCCGTTTTACTGCGTAAAAAAGATGATGACAGGGCTCTGCACGAAAAAAGCGCCTATGAACAATCGTTTTTGCAATGCGGGTTTTTGTGCTGGGATTTTAAGCCCATTAAAGATTTTGTATTTGGTAAACGATTTGCTGGTTTGGCCAGAGACCTTTTGCAGGCAGAACATGTGCGTTTGTGGCACGACCAGGCGTTGTTTAAGGAACCAGGCGGCAGGGCAACCGACGTGCACATCGACAGCTCGTACTGGCCCATCGATCGGCCGCAACTGAGCGTCACCTTGTGGCTGGCGCTAAATCCCGTGCCGCCGGAAAAGGGTTGCCTTTATTTTTATCCCAAAAGCCACCTTTTAGAAAAACACGAATATGTGGATATTTTTAACAAGCCTCATTTTCCACAGGCATTGAGCCGTGAAAAGCAGGTATATGTTCCGCTAAATCCTGGCGATGCCACCTTTCACAGCGGGCTTCTTTATCATGGCGCCGGCGAAAATAAGACCGATCGGATGCGTGAAGGAATGACGGTTATTTACATTGCTGATGGTCTGCGTTTTGACGCCAGCGATGCCCGCAACCGCACGCACACTTCGTGCCAGGGCTTGGAAGATGGCGACATCATTGATACACGCTACACACCGATTTTAATATGA
- a CDS encoding uroporphyrinogen decarboxylase family protein: MRPDISVLIRTLKREKAAYVPLVELGIHPLIKEKFLGRPILSLEDEIAFWYRAGYDYVKLQPGVTFNLSDDKKDSTFQKKLDGALAYNWANEGQGIVTSFEDLEKLRLPGKEEIDYSNFERVTSLLPEGMGVIGQYGDIFTMTWELMGFEGFSLALFENPDLIKELNNRLGELVLSMFEFMAQHDAVDILWFSDDIAFSTGLLMSPDVLRQYFFPWLKRIGELAQAYGKPLIYHTDGVLWDVFEDIIACGVDALHPIEPKAMDLAEVKQKYGQRLCLIGGVDVDLLARGTPQEVEAQVKRNIEIAAYNGGYCAGSGNSIPDYIKYENYLALIEAAKKYGE, translated from the coding sequence ATGCGCCCGGATATTTCAGTATTGATTCGAACATTGAAACGGGAGAAAGCCGCCTATGTGCCGCTTGTTGAGCTGGGCATTCATCCGCTGATTAAAGAAAAATTTTTAGGGCGGCCTATATTAAGTCTGGAAGATGAAATTGCCTTCTGGTACAGGGCCGGTTATGATTATGTAAAGTTACAACCCGGTGTAACCTTCAACCTTTCCGACGACAAGAAGGATTCTACTTTTCAAAAAAAACTGGATGGCGCCCTGGCCTATAATTGGGCCAATGAAGGACAGGGTATAGTAACCTCGTTTGAAGACCTTGAAAAATTACGTCTGCCCGGAAAAGAAGAGATTGATTATTCGAATTTTGAGCGTGTTACCTCCCTTTTGCCAGAAGGCATGGGCGTTATTGGTCAGTATGGCGACATCTTTACCATGACCTGGGAATTGATGGGATTTGAGGGTTTTTCGTTAGCCCTGTTCGAAAATCCAGATTTGATCAAAGAGCTCAATAATCGCCTCGGAGAGTTGGTTCTGTCCATGTTTGAATTTATGGCGCAACACGATGCGGTTGACATCCTGTGGTTTAGCGACGACATTGCTTTTAGCACCGGTTTATTGATGTCGCCGGACGTTCTCCGGCAGTATTTCTTCCCCTGGTTAAAAAGAATCGGCGAGCTGGCGCAGGCCTATGGCAAGCCGCTCATTTACCACACCGACGGCGTGTTGTGGGATGTTTTTGAAGATATTATCGCCTGCGGCGTGGACGCCCTGCATCCCATTGAGCCCAAGGCCATGGACCTGGCGGAGGTTAAACAAAAATATGGCCAACGTCTCTGTTTGATTGGCGGCGTTGACGTGGATTTGCTGGCACGGGGCACGCCGCAAGAAGTGGAAGCGCAGGTTAAGCGCAATATTGAAATAGCTGCTTACAACGGCGGATATTGCGCGGGCTCTGGCAACAGCATTCCCGATTATATTAAATACGAAAATTACCTGGCGCTAATTGAAGCGGCCAAAAAATACGGAGAATAG
- a CDS encoding ROK family transcriptional regulator, which yields MFKSGNHRFLKGLNCKHILNLLRTHQGLTARQLSEQTGLKIATVLNLLKNLEKHNQVIRKERGASTARGGKKPLIWDINPHFGLALGVEWLSTELRAALINFNFELIERKTFVFPAKLTDSQKVEFFVKSIDEFVATFNTLQRPIVGLGVGLAGIIDLAAGCVVDSLSFQSRNFPLLKTLKACFPFPVFLDNESNVGALGLKWLLPQFYDKRNLLYVTLHQCFSGMGTGFIFNHQLYRGRQNSTGEWPVLFSPSFFAKLASQLAQIHKGHPFIDLLRNYNDLSKIFRAAIELAEQNEPIALEFMRFVSMPLAGRLQLLINLLDPEYVVIGGDILEISKYLKSHLEQQIFNEGLIGKQKLPGLMFSPFGAYTNALGAAATVMADIYSPDS from the coding sequence ATGTTTAAAAGCGGCAACCATCGGTTTTTAAAAGGTCTGAACTGTAAACACATATTGAATTTATTGCGTACGCACCAGGGGCTTACTGCCCGCCAGTTAAGCGAACAGACCGGCCTCAAAATTGCCACGGTTCTTAATTTGTTAAAAAACCTTGAAAAGCACAACCAGGTGATTCGCAAAGAACGTGGCGCTTCCACCGCGCGCGGAGGCAAAAAACCGCTCATCTGGGATATTAATCCCCATTTCGGTCTGGCGCTGGGAGTGGAGTGGCTTTCCACCGAACTCAGGGCGGCGCTTATCAATTTTAATTTTGAATTAATCGAGCGCAAAACGTTTGTCTTTCCCGCAAAGTTAACGGATAGCCAAAAGGTTGAATTTTTTGTTAAAAGCATTGATGAATTTGTTGCAACGTTCAACACGCTACAGCGGCCGATTGTGGGGCTGGGCGTCGGTCTGGCTGGCATTATTGATCTGGCGGCCGGATGCGTTGTGGATTCCTTGTCCTTTCAATCCCGTAACTTTCCGCTTTTGAAGACGCTGAAAGCTTGCTTTCCCTTCCCGGTATTTCTTGACAATGAATCCAATGTGGGAGCGCTTGGCCTGAAATGGCTATTGCCGCAGTTTTACGATAAGAGAAATCTGTTATATGTGACACTTCATCAGTGTTTTTCGGGTATGGGAACGGGGTTCATATTTAACCATCAACTCTATCGTGGCAGGCAAAATTCAACGGGCGAATGGCCTGTACTTTTTTCTCCTTCCTTTTTTGCCAAACTTGCAAGCCAGCTGGCGCAAATACATAAAGGCCACCCATTCATCGATTTATTAAGAAACTACAACGACCTGTCTAAAATTTTTCGCGCAGCTATTGAGCTGGCTGAGCAAAACGAGCCGATTGCTCTGGAGTTTATGCGCTTCGTTTCCATGCCATTAGCCGGACGTTTACAGCTATTGATTAACCTGCTTGACCCTGAATATGTGGTGATTGGCGGGGATATTCTTGAGATAAGCAAATATCTCAAATCGCATCTGGAGCAACAGATTTTTAATGAGGGACTCATTGGAAAACAGAAGCTTCCGGGATTAATGTTTTCTCCATTTGGCGCTTATACCAACGCGTTGGGAGCGGCCGCAACTGTTATGGCCGATATCTACTCGCCTGATTCCTGA
- a CDS encoding Clp1/GlmU family protein: MINKEPFWDDLLNDIKSHPYHTVYVVGNTDCGKTTLSRFLVQELAQIEKVAWIDCDPGQSNLGLPTTLNAGIYDASLSSPQHVFSRFIGVTTPQRKPLLSLLSIVRLHARVVEQGAKFTIMDSSGYSAGPAAVEFQAAIIEAIKPDLVILVEREQELEALNQHVGRLGGIELKRIPVSQYVTPRSMPIRKEYRENKFREYFQNSDLQVVDISNLTLCGSLPERYTVQNVRGRIIAFLDNEKFIVSLAIARSIYDNDQICVCLVPQFDVEQASFLHLGEIFLDAELREDHSKQVS; encoded by the coding sequence ATGATTAATAAAGAACCTTTTTGGGATGATCTGCTCAATGACATCAAATCCCATCCTTATCACACAGTGTATGTCGTTGGGAATACGGATTGTGGTAAAACCACGCTTAGCCGCTTTCTTGTGCAGGAGTTAGCACAAATTGAAAAAGTCGCCTGGATTGATTGCGATCCTGGCCAATCTAACCTGGGACTGCCTACCACTCTTAACGCAGGGATTTACGACGCCTCCCTGTCTTCTCCACAACACGTTTTCAGTCGCTTTATCGGGGTTACCACGCCTCAGCGTAAGCCGCTGCTTAGTTTGCTAAGCATCGTAAGGCTACATGCCAGGGTTGTGGAGCAAGGCGCTAAATTTACCATAATGGATTCTTCCGGATATTCAGCCGGCCCCGCGGCCGTTGAATTTCAGGCCGCGATCATAGAAGCGATTAAACCCGATCTTGTGATTCTGGTAGAACGCGAACAGGAATTGGAGGCGCTTAATCAACATGTGGGACGGTTAGGCGGCATCGAGTTAAAACGCATTCCTGTTTCGCAATACGTTACGCCGCGGAGTATGCCCATACGCAAAGAATATCGCGAGAACAAGTTTCGCGAATATTTTCAGAACAGCGATTTGCAAGTCGTCGATATCAGCAATCTTACGCTTTGTGGTTCACTTCCCGAACGTTACACGGTGCAAAATGTACGGGGCAGAATTATTGCGTTTCTGGACAACGAAAAGTTTATTGTAAGCCTAGCGATTGCCCGATCAATTTACGACAACGATCAAATCTGCGTCTGCCTGGTGCCTCAATTTGACGTGGAACAAGCCTCTTTTCTGCACCTTGGCGAGATATTTCTGGATGCGGAATTGCGCGAAGATCACTCCAAACAGGTCAGTTGA
- a CDS encoding nucleotidyltransferase family protein gives MKERKRMNPSLVILAAGMGSRYGGVKQIDQFGPNGETILDYSIYDAIQVGFKKIVFVIRRELEADFKAVFNPKLENKVEVHYVFQELDNIPSGFSVPSERKKPWGTAHAVMVTEPAIDEPFAVINADDFYGRGAYRILFDFLKAQSNQSAEYAIVGYRLDKTLSDHGAVSRGVCQSDESGYLQKIVERTKIYRKNGKIVYLDENQGEHEISGSVMVSMNMMGFTPSIFKFMNVFFKDFLEKKGHNPKAEFFLPWVLDRLIQTDQAKVKILPTNEQWFGVTYKEDKPIVQKSIRDLIVEGKYPENLWDF, from the coding sequence ATGAAAGAAAGGAAAAGAATGAATCCTTCACTGGTAATCTTAGCCGCAGGGATGGGCAGCCGTTATGGCGGCGTAAAACAAATTGATCAGTTTGGGCCCAACGGCGAAACCATCTTAGACTACTCCATTTATGACGCCATTCAAGTCGGATTTAAAAAAATCGTCTTTGTCATCCGCAGGGAATTGGAAGCCGACTTTAAAGCAGTGTTTAATCCGAAACTGGAAAATAAAGTCGAAGTGCACTATGTTTTTCAGGAGCTGGATAATATTCCATCTGGCTTTTCCGTCCCGTCAGAGCGGAAAAAACCCTGGGGAACAGCGCACGCCGTAATGGTCACCGAACCGGCCATTGACGAACCGTTCGCCGTGATCAATGCCGACGATTTTTATGGTCGTGGGGCGTACCGCATCTTATTTGATTTTCTGAAAGCGCAATCCAATCAAAGCGCCGAATATGCGATTGTCGGCTACCGGCTGGATAAAACTCTTTCCGATCACGGCGCGGTTTCCAGAGGCGTTTGTCAAAGCGATGAATCTGGTTATTTGCAGAAAATTGTGGAAAGAACAAAAATTTACCGTAAAAACGGTAAAATTGTTTACCTGGACGAAAACCAGGGCGAGCATGAAATTTCTGGCAGCGTGATGGTGTCCATGAATATGATGGGCTTTACGCCTTCTATTTTTAAATTTATGAATGTCTTTTTTAAAGATTTTCTGGAAAAAAAAGGACACAATCCCAAAGCCGAGTTTTTTCTGCCCTGGGTGCTGGATCGCCTCATTCAAACCGATCAGGCTAAAGTTAAAATTTTGCCAACCAATGAACAATGGTTCGGCGTTACGTATAAAGAAGACAAACCGATTGTTCAAAAGAGCATTCGCGATCTGATTGTCGAAGGTAAATATCCTGAAAACTTGTGGGATTTCTAA
- a CDS encoding sulfotransferase family protein, with translation METLIGLKTNEWWKLYRLNMFHLPLNQIPNCLKLTILSIRNSIYARKEAEEFGQQIEETEIRKPPVFILGHWRSGTTLLHKLLSKDPQFAFPNVYEVYNPWTFLITEKLLKDRLEKLPPEKRPMDNVVVAYNDPAEDEFALSLMSLKSPLIGWAFPIHEAYFDRYLTMHNISEEERQEWKKWFVYFLKKLTLLYKKQLVLKSPHHTARVKTLLEIFPDAKFIHIARDPYRIFQSTVNLYKNTVAKLSMQKRDLEKDIEAIINRYKAMYDFYFEERQLIKPGHLVEIKFEDLEKDFVTGIEQIYDALKIDGWPTYKPILQAYMESQPPYKKNTYAPIDEKWKAKINTVWQKTFSEWGYPLQ, from the coding sequence ATGGAAACCTTGATAGGCCTTAAAACAAATGAGTGGTGGAAACTCTATCGCTTAAACATGTTTCACTTACCATTAAATCAAATCCCCAACTGTTTGAAATTAACCATCCTCAGTATTCGTAATAGCATTTACGCTCGTAAGGAAGCCGAAGAATTCGGGCAACAAATCGAAGAAACCGAAATCCGGAAACCGCCTGTTTTTATCCTGGGACACTGGCGCAGCGGCACCACTTTATTACACAAACTATTGAGCAAAGATCCACAGTTTGCCTTTCCCAATGTTTATGAAGTGTACAATCCCTGGACATTTTTAATCACCGAAAAACTCCTTAAAGATCGACTTGAAAAACTCCCGCCAGAAAAGCGCCCCATGGATAATGTAGTGGTTGCTTACAACGATCCTGCGGAAGATGAATTTGCACTCAGCCTGATGTCTTTAAAATCGCCTCTCATTGGATGGGCTTTCCCCATCCACGAGGCCTATTTCGATCGCTATTTAACCATGCACAACATCTCGGAAGAAGAACGGCAGGAATGGAAAAAATGGTTCGTCTATTTCCTGAAAAAGCTAACTCTGCTCTATAAAAAACAATTGGTTTTAAAATCTCCGCATCATACGGCAAGGGTTAAAACGCTTTTGGAAATTTTTCCTGACGCAAAATTCATTCACATTGCACGGGATCCTTACCGCATCTTTCAATCCACCGTCAATTTGTACAAAAACACGGTCGCCAAACTTTCCATGCAAAAACGCGATCTGGAAAAGGATATTGAAGCCATTATCAACCGCTACAAAGCGATGTATGATTTTTACTTTGAAGAACGCCAGCTGATTAAACCGGGCCATCTGGTCGAAATCAAATTCGAGGATCTGGAAAAAGATTTTGTGACAGGCATTGAACAAATTTACGATGCATTAAAAATTGATGGCTGGCCAACCTACAAACCGATCCTACAAGCATATATGGAGTCTCAGCCGCCATACAAAAAGAACACCTATGCGCCGATTGACGAAAAATGGAAGGCAAAAATTAACACCGTCTGGCAAAAAACATTCAGCGAATGGGGCTATCCGCTTCAATAG
- the nikR gene encoding nickel-responsive transcriptional regulator NikR, producing the protein MKDPLIRFGVSLPETLIRRFDRLIKEKQYPNRSEAIRDLIRKTLIEEEIQSDQVVLGVLHILYDHHQRELSDKLTDIQHDHHEKIISTTHVHLDHDNCLEVILLKGKAGDIKHLADRLIAIKGVKHGQLYLTSKGSNLK; encoded by the coding sequence ATGAAAGATCCGTTGATCCGTTTCGGCGTTTCGCTGCCGGAAACTTTAATCCGGCGCTTCGACCGTTTAATAAAGGAAAAACAATATCCAAATCGTTCTGAGGCTATCCGCGACCTGATACGTAAAACGCTCATCGAAGAGGAAATCCAGAGCGATCAGGTTGTGTTGGGCGTGCTGCACATTTTGTACGATCACCATCAACGGGAACTGAGCGATAAATTGACCGATATCCAGCATGATCACCACGAGAAAATCATTTCTACCACGCACGTTCATCTGGATCATGACAATTGTCTGGAGGTCATTTTATTAAAGGGCAAGGCCGGCGATATTAAGCACCTTGCCGATCGGCTGATCGCCATTAAGGGCGTTAAGCACGGTCAATTGTATTTAACTTCTAAAGGCAGCAACTTAAAATAA
- a CDS encoding energy-coupling factor transporter transmembrane component T family protein, whose product MELILQQTQNDHWMVRLNSLGKMLSAIILIAGILALPFRSSFHLFWLTAWTFALIAVALSINFKLIKYFSRSAVMFLLLTIALPFHPASAQEAAWIKIDGIALYQSGVQQLAATFLKAMQILAVSLIVVVTTPYTRLLKSLQRFKIPDWVLAILMYMFRLIFLMEQEMARMKRAINARSAKIGLKRKLQILIAFTGVYLARLMDRSERGYQAMIARGFRGKIEFWDEESWSLKDGILLAISATFFLGVVLWR is encoded by the coding sequence ATGGAGCTAATACTTCAACAAACGCAGAACGATCACTGGATGGTTCGGTTGAACAGCCTGGGCAAAATGCTATCGGCCATTATCCTGATCGCCGGTATTCTGGCGCTGCCTTTCCGATCTTCTTTTCATCTTTTCTGGCTAACGGCCTGGACGTTTGCGCTGATAGCGGTGGCTCTAAGCATTAATTTCAAGTTGATCAAATATTTCAGCCGCAGCGCCGTGATGTTTTTGTTGCTGACCATCGCCCTGCCGTTTCATCCCGCTTCGGCTCAGGAGGCAGCGTGGATAAAAATCGACGGCATCGCCCTTTATCAGAGCGGCGTGCAACAACTGGCGGCTACCTTTTTAAAAGCCATGCAAATTTTAGCGGTTTCGCTGATCGTTGTGGTTACCACGCCTTACACCCGTCTGTTAAAATCGCTACAACGGTTTAAAATTCCTGATTGGGTACTGGCCATTCTGATGTACATGTTTCGTTTGATTTTTTTAATGGAGCAGGAGATGGCGCGCATGAAGCGGGCCATAAATGCGCGAAGCGCAAAAATCGGTTTGAAAAGAAAATTGCAGATTTTAATCGCTTTTACCGGCGTGTACCTGGCGCGCCTGATGGATCGCAGCGAACGGGGCTATCAGGCCATGATCGCCCGGGGATTCCGCGGAAAAATCGAGTTCTGGGATGAGGAGTCCTGGAGCTTAAAAGATGGAATCCTGTTAGCCATTTCGGCGACCTTTTTTTTGGGGGTGGTACTATGGCGGTAA
- a CDS encoding energy-coupling factor ABC transporter ATP-binding protein produces MAVKSAQALKVDGLSFGYEKERPVVNDLSFAVEAGERVGIIGPNGAGKSTLLLLLNGILKPWQGTIEVLGLRSCEQNQEQIKQRIGLVFQNPEDQLFCPTVFEDVAFGPINFGLSREEVKIRVTQALDEVGMTGFEERSTLNLSFGEKKLTAIATILSMKPQIVLLDEPTGNLDAIHRRKIIQWVAQNGRTCLITSHDLDMIYDTCERTVVLNRGRIVADGPTRRILQDRPLLEQNDLELPLRFQYH; encoded by the coding sequence ATGGCGGTAAAGAGCGCGCAGGCCCTTAAGGTGGATGGACTCTCTTTTGGGTACGAGAAAGAACGGCCGGTGGTTAATGACCTTTCCTTTGCAGTGGAAGCAGGCGAGCGGGTGGGGATTATCGGCCCGAACGGCGCGGGGAAATCCACCCTGCTACTATTACTAAACGGCATATTAAAACCCTGGCAGGGAACCATTGAAGTTCTGGGCTTGCGGTCATGCGAGCAAAATCAGGAGCAGATCAAACAACGGATCGGACTGGTTTTTCAGAATCCGGAAGATCAGTTGTTTTGTCCGACCGTTTTTGAAGACGTTGCCTTCGGACCGATAAATTTTGGTTTATCCAGAGAAGAAGTAAAAATCCGCGTGACTCAGGCTCTGGATGAGGTAGGGATGACCGGTTTTGAAGAGCGTTCTACCTTAAATCTCAGTTTTGGTGAAAAAAAACTGACAGCCATTGCCACCATTCTTTCCATGAAGCCGCAAATTGTTCTTTTAGACGAGCCAACCGGCAATCTGGACGCCATCCACCGCCGGAAAATCATTCAGTGGGTGGCGCAAAACGGGCGCACCTGTTTGATTACCTCGCACGATCTGGATATGATTTACGATACCTGTGAGCGTACGGTTGTTTTAAACCGGGGCCGAATTGTGGCCGACGGGCCCACCAGGCGCATCCTGCAAGATAGACCATTACTCGAACAAAATGATCTTGAATTACCTTTGAGATTTCAATACCATTAA
- a CDS encoding TonB-dependent receptor produces MRRILIAILLIGSFSGIHARQQQSADTLAVFTSRDSIVVIGNRIATSVRNLAYSYQIVSGEMVQQLSGHSALEMVDLNFPSAYVLENKALGYGVGPEGAGILNLRGIGGKPNTGVLVLLNGHPDFMGIFGHPLPDVYGNEDIERIEILAGPSSTVFGDHAMGGVVNLVTAPQFKHLARVRAEFGSFGTQIFSVALQKKIANNGLFFTARKQKSDGHISQTSFESLHLQGGWQYQINPAWKLLVQGRYVPYQFDDPARGEVDRLNLGAYAKIKRGTAEISLQNNTQKWKGAFQLYANAGHHEFYDGFKSDDFSYGFSAYQFMQYSGALAFAGGMDVIYYGGKAKNDFAKLPNGAPIVNPDAHDLTSAGVYGVVFYTPLPQVNLKAGLRYQYNSLPLNQISPFLGASYTMANGLHFYLNYQTGFRAPTLMELYLFPSANPELKNEKVQSVELGTSFAYSKSGQVRVALFKNKVRDLIQALPTLTPPPPTRFVNGPQSDQWGVEVLIKQKILSHLFAQIGYGFLEPDLLTAYNPKHQIKYLLSYQKERYYLNVYGKFVQKLYAGNNETLPLPDYHLLNVQAGVNVFNLDLFVRLLNALDENYLSRPDFPAPGRQVRVGFTFRL; encoded by the coding sequence ATGCGACGCATTTTAATCGCCATATTGTTAATTGGGTCATTTTCTGGAATACACGCCAGGCAGCAACAATCGGCGGACACCTTAGCCGTTTTTACCAGCCGTGATTCTATTGTGGTTATCGGCAACCGTATTGCCACAAGCGTGCGCAATCTGGCTTACAGCTATCAGATTGTTTCCGGAGAAATGGTGCAACAGTTGAGCGGCCATTCTGCGCTGGAGATGGTCGATTTAAACTTTCCGTCCGCTTATGTGCTGGAAAATAAAGCGCTGGGCTACGGCGTGGGGCCTGAGGGCGCCGGCATTTTGAATTTGCGCGGCATTGGCGGCAAACCGAACACCGGCGTTCTGGTCTTGTTAAATGGCCATCCCGATTTTATGGGGATTTTCGGGCATCCGCTGCCCGATGTTTACGGTAACGAAGATATCGAACGGATTGAAATTCTGGCCGGACCGTCTTCTACGGTATTTGGCGATCATGCCATGGGCGGTGTGGTCAATCTGGTTACTGCGCCGCAGTTTAAACATCTGGCCCGCGTTCGGGCGGAGTTCGGTTCGTTTGGCACGCAGATCTTTTCTGTTGCGCTGCAAAAGAAGATTGCCAACAACGGTTTGTTTTTTACGGCGCGCAAGCAAAAGAGCGACGGCCATATCAGTCAGACCAGCTTTGAGTCTTTGCACCTGCAGGGCGGCTGGCAGTACCAGATTAATCCCGCCTGGAAATTGTTGGTTCAGGGCCGGTATGTTCCTTACCAGTTTGACGATCCGGCCCGCGGCGAGGTGGACAGGCTGAACCTGGGCGCCTACGCAAAAATAAAACGCGGGACCGCAGAGATCAGTTTGCAGAATAACACGCAAAAATGGAAAGGCGCCTTTCAACTTTACGCTAATGCCGGGCATCACGAATTTTACGACGGCTTTAAATCCGATGATTTTAGTTACGGTTTTTCCGCTTACCAGTTCATGCAGTATTCGGGCGCGCTGGCCTTTGCCGGCGGAATGGACGTGATTTATTACGGGGGAAAGGCTAAAAACGATTTTGCCAAATTGCCCAACGGCGCGCCCATTGTTAATCCGGACGCTCATGATCTGACCTCGGCCGGGGTTTACGGCGTGGTTTTTTACACGCCTTTGCCGCAGGTTAATTTAAAAGCCGGTTTACGTTATCAATACAATTCATTACCGTTAAATCAGATTTCACCTTTTCTGGGCGCCTCTTACACCATGGCCAATGGCCTTCATTTCTATTTAAATTACCAAACCGGTTTCAGAGCGCCCACTTTAATGGAATTGTACCTCTTTCCCTCCGCCAATCCCGAACTGAAAAACGAAAAAGTTCAGAGCGTTGAACTGGGAACATCGTTTGCTTACAGTAAAAGCGGTCAGGTGCGCGTTGCCCTGTTTAAAAATAAAGTGCGCGATTTAATTCAGGCTTTGCCCACGTTAACGCCTCCGCCGCCAACGCGCTTTGTGAACGGCCCCCAGAGCGATCAATGGGGCGTAGAAGTGTTAATCAAACAGAAGATTCTGTCGCATCTGTTTGCTCAGATCGGTTACGGTTTTCTGGAACCCGATTTATTAACGGCCTACAATCCGAAACACCAAATCAAGTATTTACTGAGCTATCAGAAAGAGCGCTATTATTTGAATGTTTACGGAAAATTCGTTCAAAAGCTGTACGCTGGTAATAATGAAACATTGCCTTTACCTGATTATCATTTGCTAAATGTGCAGGCCGGTGTGAACGTATTTAATCTGGATTTATTTGTGCGCCTGTTGAATGCGCTGGACGAAAACTATCTATCGCGTCCCGATTTTCCGGCGCCCGGCAGACAGGTGCGCGTAGGTTTTACCTTCAGGTTGTAG